One genomic window of Cytophagia bacterium CHB2 includes the following:
- a CDS encoding SMP-30/gluconolactonase/LRE family protein: MKHMGAARIFFFFTIFLIGKTMPVASQSFGEIHRVDPRINHLIPANAKLEKLAEGFEWTEGPLWLPQEQALVFTDIPKNTIYKWKQGEGISVYLRPAGYVGEDPPGFELGANGLNLSPAGKLVMCDHGNRCISQLNTQNFTKKVLADRFAGKRLNSPNDGVFKSNGDFYFTDPPYGLAGLNQNPKKELPFNGVYRLSKEGELTLLTKELTYPNGIAFSPDEKTLYVAQSDPDKAIWMAFNVKEDGTISDGRILFDATPWVKQRKKGLPDGLSVDESGNLFATGPGGVIILSPKGEHLGTIATGEATSNCAFGDDGSVLYITADMYLCRITLSTKGKM; the protein is encoded by the coding sequence ATGAAACACATGGGAGCCGCCCGGATATTTTTCTTTTTTACGATCTTCTTGATTGGAAAAACCATGCCTGTTGCCTCGCAATCTTTCGGCGAGATTCATCGTGTTGATCCTCGCATCAACCATTTAATCCCGGCGAACGCCAAACTGGAAAAGCTTGCCGAGGGCTTTGAGTGGACCGAAGGCCCGCTCTGGTTGCCGCAGGAACAGGCGCTGGTTTTCACCGATATTCCCAAGAACACAATTTATAAATGGAAACAAGGCGAGGGGATCAGCGTTTATTTGCGGCCCGCGGGATATGTTGGTGAGGATCCGCCCGGCTTTGAGCTGGGCGCGAACGGATTGAACTTGAGTCCCGCCGGCAAGCTGGTAATGTGTGATCACGGCAATCGCTGCATCAGCCAACTCAACACACAGAATTTTACCAAAAAAGTTTTAGCCGATCGTTTTGCAGGCAAACGCTTGAACAGCCCGAATGACGGCGTGTTCAAATCCAACGGCGATTTTTATTTCACGGATCCGCCGTATGGCCTGGCCGGCTTGAACCAAAACCCCAAAAAGGAGTTGCCGTTCAACGGCGTTTATCGTTTATCAAAAGAGGGTGAGCTGACCCTGTTGACCAAGGAACTGACGTATCCCAATGGCATTGCTTTCTCGCCGGATGAAAAAACTCTTTACGTTGCCCAATCCGATCCGGACAAAGCTATTTGGATGGCATTCAACGTAAAAGAGGACGGCACGATTTCAGATGGCAGAATTTTGTTCGATGCCACGCCGTGGGTGAAGCAGCGTAAAAAAGGATTGCCGGACGGCTTGTCCGTTGATGAATCCGGCAATCTCTTCGCCACCGGGCCGGGCGGAGTGATCATTCTCAGCCCGAAAGGCGAGCATTTGGGCACAATCGCAACCGGCGAGGCGACTTCGAATTGCGCGTTTGGCGACGATGGCTCGGTATTGTATATCACGGCGGATATGTATCTTTGCCGGATAACGTTGAGCACAAAGGGGAAAATGTGA
- a CDS encoding nucleotidyltransferase domain-containing protein yields MAFGLTERDQKNILRALHEFPAIEKAIIFGSRAMGNNKKSSDVDLAIVGKDFTPPMAVRLRVLLNQELPLPYFFDVVKYESITNDDLKRHIDEHGAVFFSSDAQ; encoded by the coding sequence ATGGCTTTTGGGCTGACCGAAAGAGACCAAAAAAACATCCTGCGCGCGCTGCATGAGTTTCCCGCGATCGAAAAAGCGATCATTTTCGGATCTCGCGCGATGGGTAACAACAAGAAAAGCTCGGACGTCGATCTCGCCATTGTGGGTAAAGATTTCACGCCACCAATGGCTGTCCGGCTGCGTGTTTTGCTCAATCAAGAGCTGCCGTTGCCTTATTTTTTTGACGTCGTCAAGTATGAGAGCATAACCAACGACGACTTGAAACGGCACATCGACGAGCATGGAGCAGTTTTTTTCTCATCGGATGCGCAATAG
- a CDS encoding DUF1080 domain-containing protein produces the protein MFNQIKTLMPSLPLIFIAVVMLIASTVVAQSQWKTHDITRPRPPVVTPDKNVVASLPPSDAIILFAGKDLAQWSDAKGEPAKWKVENGYMEISKGGGDIRTKAGFGDVQLHIEWAAPTRELDGGQNQGNSGVYLMGLYEVQVLDSYQSETYADGQAAAIYGQYPPLANACRPPGEWQSYDIIFRRPRFGNDGALLQPARMTVLHNGILVQDNVALWGPTNWMEFDAYAAHADKLPISLQDHGSPVRYRNIWLRELPEPLDLRPPSGKIADAITLAPEVLDRYVGKYEVNPNWHFNLKREGEKMLANFSGSRWLEIVALSDRKFTMAKTAGDLEFELDKKGRPKSFVFRMGGSEYAAKKLATK, from the coding sequence ATGTTCAACCAAATCAAAACTCTTATGCCCTCCCTCCCATTGATTTTCATCGCGGTCGTTATGCTCATCGCCAGCACGGTTGTTGCGCAATCGCAATGGAAAACCCACGACATCACCCGGCCGCGCCCGCCGGTGGTGACGCCGGACAAAAACGTTGTGGCTTCCCTCCCGCCTTCCGATGCGATAATTTTGTTCGCTGGAAAAGATCTGGCGCAATGGAGCGACGCCAAAGGCGAGCCGGCAAAATGGAAAGTGGAAAATGGTTATATGGAAATTTCCAAGGGCGGCGGCGACATTCGCACCAAAGCCGGCTTTGGCGATGTGCAATTGCATATCGAGTGGGCCGCGCCGACGCGCGAGCTAGATGGCGGGCAAAATCAAGGCAACAGCGGCGTTTATTTGATGGGATTGTACGAAGTGCAAGTGCTCGATTCATACCAAAGCGAAACCTACGCCGACGGCCAGGCTGCTGCGATTTACGGCCAATATCCGCCGCTCGCCAACGCTTGCCGGCCGCCGGGCGAGTGGCAAAGTTATGACATCATCTTTCGCCGCCCGCGTTTTGGCAATGACGGCGCACTGTTGCAGCCGGCGCGCATGACGGTTTTGCACAACGGCATTTTGGTGCAGGATAACGTCGCGCTCTGGGGGCCAACGAACTGGATGGAATTTGATGCGTATGCCGCGCACGCGGACAAGCTTCCCATTTCGTTGCAAGATCACGGCAGTCCGGTGCGCTACCGCAACATTTGGCTGCGCGAGTTGCCCGAGCCTCTCGACCTGCGTCCGCCCTCGGGGAAAATCGCGGACGCAATCACTCTTGCGCCCGAGGTTCTTGACCGCTACGTGGGCAAGTACGAAGTGAATCCCAATTGGCATTTCAATCTCAAGCGCGAAGGCGAAAAGATGCTGGCGAATTTTTCCGGCTCGCGCTGGCTGGAAATCGTCGCCCTCTCGGACCGCAAATTCACCATGGCAAAAACCGCGGGTGATTTGGAATTCGAATTGGATAAAAAAGGCCGGCCCAAAAGCTTTGTGTTTCGCATGGGAGGCAGTGAATATGCGGCGAAAAAGCTCGCCACAAAATGA
- a CDS encoding Gfo/Idh/MocA family oxidoreductase has product MEQSHRITMLGTGLIGMFYTMTLHGQRKRDRVHTVYSRSAVRAQQFAADWNIPKHTTSLAEAINDPETDCVVIGLPNHLHEEAVSLAAQAGKAILCTKPLGRNATEAQRMLALVEQAGVFHGYLEDLVYTPKMLKSLDSIKKGALGQILWARSRETHPGPHSAWFWDANEAGGGAMIDLACHCIEIIRHYIGKDIRPVEVMCWADTLVHPIAAEDHGIGLIKFATGAVGQFEVSWAFRGGMDLRDEVSGTQGTLWLNHFLRTGFEMFTSGESGGYVAEKSERESGWLFPVGDEVNELGYAHMFTDMFDAWDKHQAPRETFYDGYVVNAILDACYKSARTKKWEPVELRDWPGANNVEKIKAPAQEFEGQILIKRERMPDGVTKYILKDKQSGTITNVIK; this is encoded by the coding sequence ATGGAACAATCCCACCGGATCACCATGTTGGGCACGGGTTTGATCGGCATGTTTTACACCATGACGTTGCACGGCCAGCGCAAGCGTGATCGTGTACACACGGTTTATTCCCGCAGCGCAGTGCGGGCGCAACAGTTTGCCGCAGATTGGAACATTCCCAAACACACCACCAGCCTCGCCGAGGCTATCAACGATCCTGAAACCGATTGCGTGGTGATCGGCCTGCCCAATCATCTCCACGAAGAAGCTGTGAGCCTGGCTGCACAAGCCGGTAAAGCGATTCTCTGCACTAAACCTCTTGGCCGCAACGCCACAGAAGCGCAGCGCATGCTTGCGCTAGTTGAACAAGCCGGCGTATTTCACGGTTATCTCGAAGATTTGGTTTATACTCCAAAAATGTTGAAGTCGCTCGATTCCATTAAGAAAGGAGCACTGGGACAGATTTTGTGGGCGCGCTCGCGTGAGACGCATCCCGGGCCGCACAGCGCCTGGTTTTGGGATGCCAACGAAGCCGGCGGCGGCGCAATGATCGATCTTGCCTGTCACTGCATCGAGATCATTCGCCATTACATCGGGAAAGATATTCGTCCGGTGGAGGTGATGTGTTGGGCGGATACGTTGGTGCATCCGATTGCGGCGGAAGATCATGGCATCGGGTTGATCAAATTCGCCACTGGCGCGGTCGGGCAATTCGAGGTGAGCTGGGCGTTTCGCGGGGGCATGGATTTGCGCGACGAAGTGTCAGGCACGCAAGGCACGCTCTGGCTCAATCATTTTCTGCGCACCGGTTTTGAAATGTTTACCAGCGGCGAAAGCGGCGGCTACGTTGCCGAAAAATCCGAGCGCGAAAGCGGCTGGCTTTTTCCGGTGGGTGATGAGGTGAACGAGCTGGGTTACGCGCACATGTTTACCGACATGTTTGACGCCTGGGACAAGCATCAGGCGCCGCGCGAAACATTCTACGACGGCTATGTCGTCAACGCCATTCTCGATGCATGCTACAAATCCGCGCGCACAAAGAAATGGGAGCCGGTCGAACTGCGCGACTGGCCAGGCGCAAACAACGTTGAAAAAATCAAAGCGCCGGCCCAGGAATTCGAAGGCCAGATTTTGATCAAGCGCGAGCGCATGCCTGACGGGGTGACGAAGTATATCTTGAAGGACAAACAAAGCGGAACGATCACAAATGTGATAAAATAA
- a CDS encoding HAD family phosphatase has protein sequence MMDILINGVQAVLFDLDGVIVDSEPLHVKALDLTCRHFGFELLPEDIVRFKGVTEKQAARYFFNGSEQAASKIEEFIAFKSRLYTKSIVQELELIEGAVDFINFCRASGWRIGLTTSALPENVESVLQKFQLATCFEAIVSGGEVTHSKPHPEPYLKTAKKLDIEPQHCLVIEDSINGVRSGKSAGCRVIGITTTFAADELHAAGADLVVNSFADIRPS, from the coding sequence ATGATGGACATTTTAATAAATGGAGTCCAGGCTGTTCTGTTTGATCTTGACGGCGTGATTGTCGATTCCGAGCCGTTGCACGTTAAAGCCTTGGACTTGACCTGCCGGCATTTTGGGTTTGAGTTGTTGCCGGAAGACATCGTGCGGTTTAAAGGCGTCACGGAGAAACAAGCGGCCCGCTATTTTTTTAATGGCAGCGAGCAGGCAGCATCGAAAATCGAGGAGTTTATTGCTTTCAAAAGCAGGCTCTATACGAAGAGCATCGTGCAGGAACTGGAATTAATCGAAGGCGCGGTTGATTTCATAAATTTCTGTCGCGCTTCGGGCTGGCGCATCGGTTTAACCACGTCAGCCTTGCCGGAAAATGTTGAAAGTGTTTTGCAAAAATTTCAGCTCGCCACTTGTTTCGAGGCCATTGTGTCCGGCGGCGAAGTCACGCATAGCAAACCTCATCCCGAGCCTTATCTCAAGACGGCGAAAAAACTCGATATCGAACCGCAGCACTGTCTGGTCATCGAGGATTCCATCAATGGCGTGCGCTCGGGAAAATCCGCCGGCTGCCGGGTGATCGGAATTACGACAACATTCGCGGCCGACGAGCTTCACGCCGCCGGCGCGGATTTGGTGGTGAATTCATTTGCCGATATTCGCCCGTCGTGA
- a CDS encoding Gfo/Idh/MocA family oxidoreductase: MQTAKSYSRRDFLKQCGAASAFAATAVPGLLSTTFEEIPMKEFADKPVAPSDKIRLATIGMGIIGFIDTETALQVPGVEFVAAADLYDGRRIRTQEIFGKDVATTRDYQEILNRPDIDAVIIATSDHWHAQMAIDAMNAGKHVYCEKPMVQHAAEGLDVVAAQRKTKKVLEVGSQSVSSLVYDKAKELFNAGAIGELNMVNASWRRNSAVGAWQYSLPPDASPATIDWERFQGKAPNRPFDPIRFFRWRNYMDYGTGIPGDLFVHLFSGIHHVIGAKGPAQIMAAGGLRFWKDGRDVPDVISGLYDYTESEHHPAFTLALSTNFIDGSEGETGTRFIGSEGTMILDGDSVKVIRRNRYRESMEDLVEGYNSVRTFSQEMQEKFREQYRANMAGAALKPQLEGVTEFKAPRGYDERLDHFHNFFNAIRTNTSVIEDAVFGLRAAAPAVLTNTSYLEKRVIAWDAEKMMAAS; encoded by the coding sequence ATGCAAACCGCTAAAAGTTATTCTCGCCGAGATTTCTTAAAGCAGTGTGGCGCCGCATCAGCATTTGCCGCAACTGCGGTTCCCGGCCTCTTATCGACTACCTTCGAGGAAATTCCCATGAAAGAATTTGCCGACAAACCCGTCGCGCCCAGCGATAAAATCCGCCTCGCCACCATTGGCATGGGCATTATCGGTTTTATCGACACTGAAACGGCATTGCAAGTGCCGGGGGTCGAATTCGTGGCCGCAGCGGATTTATACGATGGCCGCCGCATTCGCACGCAGGAGATTTTTGGTAAAGACGTGGCGACCACGCGTGACTATCAAGAAATTCTGAATCGCCCGGACATCGATGCCGTCATCATCGCAACCTCCGATCATTGGCATGCGCAAATGGCAATCGACGCCATGAATGCCGGCAAGCATGTGTATTGCGAAAAACCCATGGTGCAACACGCAGCCGAGGGACTCGACGTCGTCGCGGCACAGCGTAAAACGAAAAAGGTGCTAGAGGTCGGCAGCCAATCGGTGAGTTCCTTGGTGTACGACAAAGCCAAAGAACTTTTCAATGCCGGCGCGATTGGAGAATTGAACATGGTTAATGCGAGTTGGAGGCGCAATTCCGCAGTGGGCGCCTGGCAATACTCGCTTCCGCCAGATGCTTCGCCGGCGACCATTGATTGGGAACGTTTTCAAGGCAAAGCACCGAATCGGCCGTTCGATCCCATTCGCTTTTTTAGATGGCGCAATTACATGGATTACGGCACCGGCATTCCGGGCGATTTGTTCGTGCACCTGTTCTCGGGCATCCATCACGTCATCGGCGCGAAAGGGCCGGCGCAAATCATGGCGGCCGGCGGCTTGCGCTTTTGGAAAGATGGACGCGACGTGCCTGATGTGATTTCGGGCCTGTACGATTATACCGAATCCGAACATCACCCCGCGTTTACACTCGCGCTGTCCACGAATTTCATCGACGGCAGCGAAGGCGAAACCGGCACGCGCTTCATCGGCAGCGAGGGCACAATGATTTTGGACGGGGATAGTGTGAAGGTGATTCGCCGCAACCGTTATCGCGAGAGCATGGAAGATCTAGTGGAAGGCTACAACTCCGTGCGTACGTTTTCTCAGGAGATGCAGGAAAAATTTAGAGAGCAATATCGCGCGAACATGGCCGGTGCTGCGCTAAAACCGCAGCTCGAGGGTGTCACGGAATTCAAAGCGCCGAGAGGCTACGATGAGCGGTTGGATCATTTCCACAATTTCTTCAACGCCATACGCACCAACACAAGCGTGATTGAAGATGCGGTTTTCGGCTTGCGCGCGGCGGCGCCGGCGGTGCTGACCAATACTAGCTATCTCGAAAAAAGGGTGATCGCCTGGGATGCGGAAAAGATGATGGCCGCATCATGA
- a CDS encoding endonuclease/exonuclease/phosphatase family protein encodes MQTYSRSLIFSGAFFLLVSCNTAPAPTPTNSLNVMSFNIRFNNPNDGENAWPHRKALVANTIQFHRADLVGVQEALKEQLDDLSALLPEFAWLGVGRDDGKEQGEYSAILYRKDRFEVLQQITFWLSEEPEQPGSVGWDAAITRVVTWAKFQDKRDAKVFFLFNTHFDHVGQRAREESAKLLLRQIQNVAGSEPVIVTGDFNATASNLVYEILVGDAVEQDSLTPAHGLINARDISMLPHYGPDWTFHDFGRATERPGIDYIFVNHRLNVLRHGIIADPAGGPYTSDHLPVLAEVVIQKK; translated from the coding sequence ATGCAAACTTACTCTCGATCATTGATTTTTAGCGGGGCATTTTTTCTTCTCGTTTCGTGCAACACCGCGCCAGCACCTACTCCGACCAATTCCCTCAATGTGATGAGTTTCAATATTCGCTTTAATAATCCCAATGACGGCGAGAATGCCTGGCCCCATCGCAAGGCCTTGGTGGCCAACACCATACAATTTCACCGCGCCGATCTTGTCGGCGTACAGGAAGCGCTGAAAGAGCAATTGGATGATTTGAGCGCGTTGCTGCCGGAATTCGCCTGGCTCGGCGTAGGCCGCGACGATGGCAAAGAGCAGGGCGAGTATTCCGCCATTCTTTATCGCAAAGATCGTTTCGAAGTTTTGCAACAAATCACATTTTGGCTATCTGAGGAACCGGAACAACCTGGCAGTGTGGGGTGGGATGCTGCGATCACGCGTGTCGTCACGTGGGCAAAATTCCAGGACAAGCGCGACGCCAAGGTCTTCTTCTTATTCAATACGCATTTTGATCACGTCGGCCAACGCGCGCGTGAAGAAAGCGCAAAACTTTTGTTGCGCCAGATACAAAATGTGGCGGGCTCCGAGCCGGTAATCGTGACCGGAGATTTCAACGCGACCGCGTCGAACCTGGTTTATGAGATTTTGGTGGGAGACGCGGTGGAGCAGGATTCTCTGACGCCAGCGCATGGTTTGATAAATGCGCGCGATATCTCCATGTTGCCGCATTACGGCCCGGATTGGACCTTTCACGATTTTGGCCGCGCGACCGAGCGCCCGGGCATTGATTACATCTTTGTCAATCATCGTCTCAACGTTTTACGGCATGGCATTATTGCGGATCCCGCCGGCGGGCCATACACCTCTGATCATCTTCCCGTGCTGGCTGAGGTTGTCATACAAAAAAAATGA
- a CDS encoding aldo/keto reductase translates to MNYRRFGRTNWQVSEIGYGMWGMGGWTGSDDQESIQSLQRAVELGCNFFDTAWAYGAGKSEGLLGRLVRANPEHKLYTATKIPPKNLKWPSRREYSLDDCYPPDHIRHYVESSLQNAGLNSFDLMQFHTWEDLWLNDDRWLHKLTDLKRQGLIHAIGISLNRWEPWNGVKTVESGAIDAVQVIYNIFDQNPQDELFPACRKHEVAVIARVPFDEGTLTGTLTKESRWPAGDWRNTYFVKENLHASVDRAQALQPLIPAGMTMPEMALRFILAEPAVSAIIPGMRKIKHVEANLAASAAGPLPAALVKELGKHRWDRKPTKWSQ, encoded by the coding sequence ATGAACTATAGACGCTTTGGCCGTACCAATTGGCAGGTTAGCGAGATTGGTTATGGCATGTGGGGCATGGGAGGATGGACGGGTTCGGATGATCAAGAGTCGATACAAAGCCTGCAACGCGCGGTGGAGTTGGGCTGCAATTTCTTCGACACAGCATGGGCTTATGGCGCGGGAAAAAGTGAAGGCCTGCTCGGCCGACTCGTGCGCGCCAACCCGGAACACAAACTCTACACCGCCACGAAAATTCCTCCCAAGAATCTCAAATGGCCCAGCCGGCGCGAATATTCCCTCGATGATTGCTATCCGCCCGACCATATCCGGCACTATGTTGAAAGCAGCTTGCAAAATGCCGGTTTGAATTCCTTTGATTTGATGCAATTCCACACCTGGGAAGATCTCTGGCTCAACGATGATCGCTGGTTGCACAAACTAACAGACCTCAAACGGCAGGGCTTGATTCACGCCATTGGCATTAGTCTCAACCGCTGGGAGCCGTGGAACGGCGTGAAGACGGTGGAAAGCGGGGCCATCGATGCGGTGCAAGTCATCTACAACATCTTCGATCAGAATCCGCAAGACGAACTTTTTCCGGCATGCCGAAAGCATGAGGTCGCCGTCATCGCACGCGTGCCGTTTGACGAAGGCACGTTGACCGGAACCTTGACCAAAGAGAGCCGCTGGCCGGCAGGCGATTGGCGCAATACTTATTTTGTGAAAGAAAATCTGCACGCCAGCGTGGACCGCGCCCAAGCCTTGCAGCCGCTTATTCCTGCCGGCATGACCATGCCGGAGATGGCGTTGCGGTTTATTTTAGCCGAGCCTGCCGTCAGTGCCATCATTCCCGGTATGCGCAAAATCAAACATGTGGAAGCGAATCTCGCTGCGAGCGCGGCCGGCCCGTTGCCGGCTGCTCTCGTCAAGGAATTGGGAAAACATCGGTGGGATCGCAAACCAACAAAATGGTCGCAATGA
- a CDS encoding Rpn family recombination-promoting nuclease/putative transposase, which translates to MRVWRRWLGIVYHGGYVSLPDNVEHKGENVKTDSFFNRFFREFPGALFTLIGEDPRKAKRYKFTSIEVKEQAFRFDGLFLPKTKDDPIYFVETQFKKENDFYARLFGEIFLYLRQYRPLNNWRAVVLFPRETANPGVHQHFQEFFVSGRLQRLYLKRLPKKHLEKFPLSLVQIILDSEQNVASTVRKIVRQLPDQFPQADDLEKVVPMLVSLLMDKLPQLSLKEIKKMTEPLFSNIKKSRAYQEIAEEVEQELTPKIEQELTPKIEQELAPKIAQNKAREIAKSLLRKKMSVDLVAEVTGLSKKEVRALSKELPGHKN; encoded by the coding sequence TTGCGCGTTTGGCGACGATGGCTCGGTATTGTATATCACGGCGGATATGTATCTTTGCCGGATAACGTTGAGCACAAAGGGGAAAATGTGAAAACCGACTCATTTTTTAATCGCTTTTTTCGCGAGTTTCCCGGCGCGTTGTTCACGTTGATCGGGGAAGATCCGCGCAAGGCCAAAAGGTACAAATTCACTTCCATCGAGGTGAAGGAGCAAGCCTTTCGTTTCGACGGCCTTTTTCTGCCAAAGACGAAAGACGATCCGATTTATTTCGTCGAGACGCAATTCAAGAAAGAAAACGACTTTTACGCCCGTCTTTTCGGTGAGATATTTTTGTATTTGCGGCAATATCGCCCGCTTAACAACTGGCGGGCGGTTGTGCTCTTTCCGCGAGAGACGGCAAATCCCGGCGTTCATCAGCATTTTCAAGAGTTTTTTGTGAGCGGCAGGCTGCAGCGGCTTTATCTGAAACGTTTGCCCAAAAAACATTTAGAAAAATTCCCTTTGAGTTTGGTTCAGATCATATTAGATTCAGAGCAGAACGTCGCGTCGACGGTTCGCAAAATTGTTCGCCAGTTACCCGACCAGTTTCCTCAAGCTGATGATCTAGAAAAGGTCGTCCCAATGCTGGTCAGTTTATTGATGGATAAGCTTCCCCAACTCTCGTTAAAGGAGATAAAGAAAATGACAGAGCCTTTATTTTCCAACATCAAAAAATCGCGCGCCTATCAAGAGATCGCCGAGGAGGTTGAGCAAGAGCTTACGCCGAAGATCGAGCAAGAGCTTACGCCGAAAATTGAACAAGAGCTTGCGCCGAAGATTGCGCAAAACAAGGCGCGCGAAATCGCCAAATCGCTGTTGCGCAAAAAAATGAGTGTCGATCTGGTCGCTGAAGTCACCGGCCTTTCCAAGAAGGAGGTTCGCGCGCTGAGCAAGGAATTGCCCGGCCACAAAAATTAG
- a CDS encoding TIM barrel protein, with the protein MLKRRDFLKQSVQLAGGLGLVGWSGQILLGCTNSGSEGEQKAAGMSSVASPLYKISLAEWSLHKTIFAGQLDHLDFAKAAKNDYGIEAVEFVNVFFKDKAKDAGYLRELLTRAQGEGVRILLIMCDGEGRLGDPDEQKRMEAVENHYKWIEAAKYFGCHSIRVNAASEGSFEEQQKLAAEGLRRLTEFGAQNEMNVIVENHGGLSSNGEWLAGVMKMVDHPRCGTLPDFGNFCVRREDNSWEKPCADMYDRYKGVQELMPFAKAVSAKSNEFDEAGNEVQTDYRRMLKIVIDAGYNGYIGIEYEGTTLSEPDGIHATKNLLLRVHEELAKA; encoded by the coding sequence ATGTTGAAACGTCGAGATTTTTTAAAGCAATCGGTGCAGCTTGCCGGAGGCCTTGGCTTGGTCGGATGGTCTGGTCAAATTTTATTGGGATGCACGAACTCAGGCTCCGAAGGCGAACAAAAAGCCGCAGGCATGTCAAGCGTGGCCTCGCCGTTGTACAAAATTTCACTGGCGGAATGGTCGCTGCACAAAACGATTTTTGCCGGGCAATTGGATCATCTTGATTTTGCCAAGGCTGCAAAAAATGATTACGGCATCGAGGCGGTCGAATTCGTCAACGTGTTTTTCAAGGACAAGGCGAAAGACGCGGGTTATCTGCGCGAACTGTTGACGCGCGCGCAGGGGGAAGGCGTGCGCATCCTACTCATTATGTGTGATGGTGAAGGCCGGCTCGGCGATCCCGATGAGCAAAAGCGCATGGAAGCGGTGGAAAATCATTACAAATGGATTGAAGCCGCGAAATATTTCGGCTGCCACTCCATTCGCGTGAACGCCGCGAGTGAAGGCAGTTTTGAAGAGCAGCAAAAACTGGCGGCTGAAGGCCTGCGCCGGTTGACCGAATTCGGCGCACAAAACGAGATGAACGTCATTGTCGAAAATCACGGCGGGCTATCGAGCAACGGTGAATGGCTGGCAGGGGTGATGAAAATGGTCGATCATCCGCGCTGCGGCACACTGCCGGATTTTGGAAATTTTTGTGTGAGACGCGAAGATAACTCGTGGGAAAAGCCTTGCGCGGACATGTATGATCGCTACAAAGGCGTGCAAGAGTTGATGCCCTTTGCCAAAGCCGTGAGCGCGAAATCAAACGAATTCGACGAGGCCGGCAATGAGGTGCAAACGGATTACAGGCGTATGTTGAAGATTGTCATCGATGCCGGTTACAATGGTTATATCGGCATTGAATACGAAGGCACTACGCTCAGCGAGCCTGACGGCATTCACGCGACAAAGAATTTACTCCTGCGTGTGCATGAAGAGCTGGCAAAGGCATAA